The following coding sequences lie in one Acropora palmata chromosome 3, jaAcrPala1.3, whole genome shotgun sequence genomic window:
- the LOC141875941 gene encoding protein adenylyltransferase Fic-like: MADGMTQLCDLCKRLRSSSFLSTKSKNMSNVVHLILASLTGVAVALIATYMPLIWRPVWIPSFESYAPGFNLVLAPQKALLEKSPLEGEALQALNVALEMLKERKRDKALKLFKQATALSPHHPDILLHYGEFLEEDDVIHAEHLYARALAVSPGNSRALANRGRTLPKVRQLDQEMLDKIDSKRDELFRIPKGSLAMKRAVTEAYYQHIYHSNAIEGNTMTLSMTRAIVETRMAVPGKSILEHNEVLGLDEAMKFVNGSLLQKQERVTVDDILEIHRRVLGHAHPLEAGRYRKTQVYVSDHVPPSPEEVDKHMEEFNSWLLSREPEMLHPIEFAALAHYKLVFIHPFTDGNGRTARLLMNSVLMRAGFPPVIIRFQDRYEYYEHLNHANHGDVRPFIRFVARCTQRTIEEYLSATTIYPVGHLKHPELTDSHEESAQ, from the exons atggcggatgGAATGACGCAACTTTGTGATCTATGTAAAAGGCTTCGATCTTCTTCATTCTTGTCTACGAAGTcgaaaaatatgtcaaatgTAGTACATTTAATCCTTGCAAGTCTTACTGGAGTCGCTGTGGCATTGATTGCGACTTACATGCCTCTAATATGGCGTCCAGTCTGGATACCGTCGTTCGAATCATACGCACCGGGTTTCAATCTTGTGCTAGCACCACAGAAAGCTTTGCTAGAAAAGA gtCCTTTGGAAGGAGAAGCTCTTCAGGCACTTAATGTTGCTCTGGAAAtgttaaaagaaaggaagagaGATAAAGCTTTGAAACTATTTAAACAAGCCACTGCTTTGTCTCCTCATCACCCTGATATTTTACTGCAttatggcgaatttcttgagGAAGATGATGTTATTCATGCTGAACATCTCTATGCCAGAGCCCTGGCTGTTAGTCCAGGAAATTCTAGAGCACTTGCCAATAGAGGAAGGACGTTACCAAAAGTTAGACAACTTGACCAAGAAATGCTCGACAAAATTGATAGCAAGAGGGATGAACTATTTCGCATTCCTAAAGGTAGTCTGGCAATGAAAAGAGCTGTGACAGAAGCTTACTACCAACATATTTATCATTCGAATGCTATTGAGGGAAATACAATGACTTTGTCAATGACCAGAGCAATAGTGGAAACAAGAATGGCAGTGCCTGGAAAAAGTATCTTAGAACACAACGAAGTATTGGGATTGGATGAGGCCATGAAATTTGTCAATGGATCCTTACTTCAAAAGCAAGAAAGAGTAACTGTGGATGATATTCTGGAAATTCATAGGCGTGTCTTAGGGCATGCACATCCCCTGGAAGCTGGAAGGTACAGGAAGACTCAGGTTTATGTGTCTGATCATGTACCTCCAAGTCCTGAGGAGGTTGATAAACACATGGAAGAGTTTAATAGCTGGCTTTTGTCAAGAGAACCAGAAATGTTACATCCAATTGAATTTGCTGCTCTGGCTCACTACAAACTTGTCTTCATTCACCCATTCACTGATGGAAACGGACGCACTGCAAGGTTGTTAATGAATTCTGTCCTAATGCGAGCAGGATTCCCACCTGTTATCATTAGATTTCAAGATCGTTATGAATATTACGAGCACCTGAATCATGCTAACCACGGTGATGTGAGACCATTTATACGCTTTGTTGCAAGGTGTACACAAAGAACGATAGAGGAGTACTTGTCGGCAACAACAATTTACCCTGTGGGTCATCTAAAGCATCCAGAGTTGACGGATTCTCATGAAGAAAGCgcccaataa